A window of Thiocapsa bogorovii genomic DNA:
TCGATGCGCCATCCTCCTCACCCGATCTCGACGCGATCTACGAGGAGCTTCAGCGGTTTCGCGCCGGATTTTCGACGCTCTCGATGGCGACCTGCGGCCCGGACGGCGAGCCCGAGGCGAGCTACTCGCCTTATCTCGAGGTTGACGGAGACCTCTATGTCTTCGTGAGCGCGCTTGCGACACACACCGCCAATCTCATGGCAACCCGCCGGGCCAGCGTCCTCTTCATCGAGGACGAGGCAACGGCTGCACACCCGTTCGTGCGTCGACGCTTGACCTTCCAATGCCGGGTCGAGGAGATCGCCCCCGAGAGCGATGGGTACGCGGGTATCCTGGATCTGTTCGAGACCCGCTTCGGAGGCTTGGTCGCAACCTTGCGCACCTTGACGGATTTCCATCTCCTGCGATTGCATCCTGAGCGCGGACGCTACGTGAAGGGGTTCGGCAAGGCGTTCGCCATCGACGACGTCGAGATCGCCCGCATTCGGCACATCCGCGAAAGCGGCCGCTGAGTCGTTCCGGGGGTGGATTCCGCCGTCCGAAGCCCGTGGGGCGCAACGCGATTGCGGTTCGCCGTTCAGCCTCGAGCGCAGCGGATCGACCACGCCACGTCTGCCGCTTGTCGGTTACCGGCGACATCGTGTACCCGGAAGACCTTCGCGCCGGCCATCACGCCGAGTGCTGTGGTCGCACAGGTTGCGGGCATCAGCGCGGTGAGAACCTGCTCCCGACAAATGGCGCCGAGGAAGCGCTTGCGGCTTGCCCCGAGCAGAAGGGGCGGCCCGAGATCGACCAACTCCCCCAACCCGGCCATCAGCGCAAGGTTGTGCTCGAGCGTCTTGCCGAACCCGATGCCAGGGTCGGTCAGGATCTTGTCCTGCGCAATCCCCGCGGCCAAGGCCGTTTCGATCCGCTCGGCGAGAAAGTCGCGAACCTCGCCGACCACGTCGGCGTAACGCGGGTCTTGTTGCATTGCCTCCGGCATCCCTTGCCGATGCATCAAGACGATCGGCACGCCTCGATCGGCCGCCAGAGCGAGCATCGCCGGATCGTCGCGTCCGGCAGAGGTGTCGTTGATCCAGTCGGCACCCGCCTCGAGCGCGGCCTCGGCCACCCGGGCAGAGGTGGTGTCGATGCTGATTGGGGTGCTGCTCGGTACGCTTTCGCGCAGTCGCATGATCACCGGGATCACCCGGCGCTCCTGCTCCGGGGCGGGGACGGGCTGCGAGCCGGGCCGTGTGGACTCACCGCCGACATCGATTAGGTCGGCGCCCTCGTCGATCATCTCGAGGGCGTGTTGCACCGCAACGGCGGTGTCCGAGTAGCACCCGCCGTCTGAAAAACTGTCCGGGGTCACGTTGAGGATGCCCATGATGAGGGGCGGCGTGTCCTGCCCCGACGGTGTGCTGTTCATCTGTCTGACTCCGGTCGATTGGTTTTGACCTTGCGCGGGGGATGCGTGCATGATCCCGACGCGTTGCGCCGCCGTTGAAGGATCGCCCGGGGCCG
This region includes:
- a CDS encoding HugZ family pyridoxamine 5'-phosphate oxidase, with the protein product MPSEPSIDAPSSSPDLDAIYEELQRFRAGFSTLSMATCGPDGEPEASYSPYLEVDGDLYVFVSALATHTANLMATRRASVLFIEDEATAAHPFVRRRLTFQCRVEEIAPESDGYAGILDLFETRFGGLVATLRTLTDFHLLRLHPERGRYVKGFGKAFAIDDVEIARIRHIRESGR
- the folP gene encoding dihydropteroate synthase, whose amino-acid sequence is MNSTPSGQDTPPLIMGILNVTPDSFSDGGCYSDTAVAVQHALEMIDEGADLIDVGGESTRPGSQPVPAPEQERRVIPVIMRLRESVPSSTPISIDTTSARVAEAALEAGADWINDTSAGRDDPAMLALAADRGVPIVLMHRQGMPEAMQQDPRYADVVGEVRDFLAERIETALAAGIAQDKILTDPGIGFGKTLEHNLALMAGLGELVDLGPPLLLGASRKRFLGAICREQVLTALMPATCATTALGVMAGAKVFRVHDVAGNRQAADVAWSIRCARG